AAATTTGCCACGTGGTTCTTCAAGCAGAGCTCCATCCTACAGCAGCCGTAGACAACCGCAACAGGCCAGCACCCTCTCCCAAAACGCCGATTAATCCAGAGACAGCAAAACCCGAAAAACAGACCAATTccatacaaaaaaatttgagaaaaaataggaaaattttaaaaagtgcCCCAAAGGGGTGCGCACGCTAACAAATGTCACCCGGCCAGCGCAGGTTAGCGCCTCCCGATGCTTCCTGCACTGTCTGTGACTACTACGAGAccttccctttctctctctacccGCCTTATCCTACGCAGCCTCTCGTTATCACCACAGCTTCTCTAGGGTTAGGGCTAAATTCTCATTcgcttcctctctctctttctcgcTTTCTTTTCGCCCAATTCTTCATGCGCTTCGGAGAACTAGGGTTTTATGATCTTCTAAGGGTAGCTTCACATTCTGTTCGACCCAAACGCACATGGACCACAGGAGGCAATCCAAGGATTCTCTCTCATACTCTAACCTCTTCAATCTTGAGGTATGTCTTTGTTTTCTCAAATTGTTGCCTTGCTTAGCCCTTTTTGGTTTTGCTCTGATTTGGCAAGTTTTGTGCTTTATGTTTGTAATTCATATGTTTGAATTGGGAACCTTGAATGTTTCTGAACTGAAGTgtattttcttgcatattgagattgagaatttgattgtgattttttattttttctttattttctttattgttgTGTTGTAGTCTTTGATGAACTTTCAAGTTCCACAACCAGATGACGATTTTGATTATTATGGCAATAGTAGTCAGGATGAGAGCAGAGGTAGCCAAGGTAGGCAATTTGTCTTAATATTTCGACTCGAGCTTAGTATGaccaatttgattttttttttttctctttcttgtaAATGTACTTCTACACTGCATGCTACTAGAGTATCTCTATGcatatatgttatatatttaGATATAGGTGTTGGTTGGAAGGAAAACTTGGGCAAGGAATATGTGGTCTTATAAATGCACATTGTTTGTGCTTTGTGGCTGGTTGCATGTGTAGGTGGAGCCACTGGTAATGGGCTAATTCCTGACAGAGAATTGAATTCAGTGAAGAAAAGAAGGCGATCTCAAAATAGTGACTACGAGGACGAGGACAGTTATTACCGGACACACATTACAGAAGAAAGGTATCGATCAATGCTTGGAGAACACATTCAGAAGTATAAAAGGAGGTTCAAGGATTCCTCGTCAAGTCCTGCACCAACACAGATGGGGATTCCAGTTCCAAAGGGTAATAAGGGTTTAAAATCCAGGAAACTGGCCAATGAGCAACGAGGAGGGTTTTATGATATGGAAACCACATCAGAGTGGCTCAATGATTCTAATACACAGAAGCCAGGGAACCACCATGATGCAGATTTTGCACCACAAAGTGGCACCAATAGGTTTGCTTTCACGTCTGATTTCCTTTTGATCATGGGCTATTTTCAACCTAAGCatttatttgattatatttCCTTCTCTGTATTTCATGCAGAATAACGTATGAACCTCCTTATCTGGATATAGGAGATGGTATCACTTACAAGATTCCACCAATTTATGATAAGCTGGTGACATCTTTGCACTTGCCTAGCTTTTTGGATTTTCGGGTGGAGGAAGTTTACTTGAAAGGTACATTGGACTTGGGATCCTTGGCAGAAATGATGGCTAGTGACAAAAGGTTGGGGCCTAAAAACCGGGCAGGGATGGGGGAGCCCCAGCCCCAGTATGAATCCCTTCAGGATAGATTAAAGGCATCGTCCGCATCAAACTCAGCTCAAAAGTTCAGTCTCAAAGTCTCTGATATAGGGTTAAATTCTTCTATCCCAGAGGGGGCAGCTGGAAATATAAAGAGGTCTATTTTGTCTGAAGGTGGTGTCTTACAGGTCTACTATGTGAAAGTTTTGGAGAAGGGAGACACATATGAGGTTTGTTTTCCTTCACTTTAGATTATTTGgttacttaatttttttttttttttttggggtgggtGTAGGGCGGGGGGTGTGTGTCTCCCTTTTTATGTGGTATTTGGGGTTGGTTGTTCACTCATGGTTGTTCTGCAGATCATTGAACGAAGCCTACCCAAGAAGCAAAAGTTGAAGAAAGACCCTTCTGTGATTGAGAGGGAGGAAATGGAAAAGATTGGAAAAGTTTGGGTAAACATAGTAAGAAGAGACATGCCAAAGCATCATAGGATTTTTACAACTTTTCACCGGAAGCAACTAATTGACGCTAAGAGGGTCTCAGAGAACTGTCAAAGAGAGGTACTTATGATGTGTATGGCGTATGTAGTGTTCTACTTCTTTCTGTTGTACTGCATGTCAGATGTGGATTTTGATATTCAAACTTGGTGATGGTTGATTTTATTAACCTGGAATTTGTAGTACTTATACTGAAGCTATGGACTTTTTTTTAGGTGAAAATGAAGGTGAGTAGATCACTTAAATTGATGAGGGGTGCTGCAATTCGTACAAGGAAACTAGCCAGAGACATGCTACTATTTTGGAAGAGAATAGATAAAGAGATGGTATCCTTCCCTTCTCCTCTATGAAATGCCTTTTCATCCTATTGGTCTTCAATTTAGTCATCTTTAGTGATTTGTAGTTGACACGAAATTTATAATCATGTCCAAAGTTCCATAAATGTTTGGTCAAATCATGGATCTTGAGAGTCTTTCTTGGAGAGATTGTCATTTGAAGatcatatatttatttttatttttttatcttttgacAAAAACTCCATCaaattttattagtttttttaaatattgatACTGTTGCAGGCAGAAGTGAGGAAGAAAGAGGAGAAAGAAGCAGCTGAAGCTTTGAGGCGCGAACAGGAGCTTCGAGAAGCAAAGAGACAGCAGCAAAGGCTCAATTTTCTTATACAGCAAACTGAACTTTACAGTCACTTTATGCAGAACAAGTCAAGTTCACAGCCATCTGAAGATCTGGCTGTCGGAgatgaaaaacaaaacgaCAAAGAAGCATCTCTGAGCTCCTCAGATGATGAAGCTATTGAGGAAGAAGACCCTGAGGATGCTGAACTGAAAAAGGAGGCTTTTAAAGCTGCTCAAGATGCAGTTTTAAAGCAGAAAAACTTAACTAGTAAATTTGATAATGAGTATATGAAACTATGTGAAGATGCTGAACCTGAGGCAGCACAGGAGGTTGCTGGAGCTAGTAGCATAGATCTACATAACCCGTCAGTAGTCACTCttcctttcttatttttgaTCTTGTCTTTCTTCTGCAGTGTATCAGGAAATTGGAGGCAAAGCTTTTTCCAGTCAAATTGATAAAGTTTctattattatatatgcagTTCCACCATGCCTGTAACCTCAACAGTTCAGACACCGGAGTTGTTTAAAGGATCCCTTAAAGAATATCAGCTAAAAGGCCTCCAGTGGCTGGTTAATTGTTATGAGCAGGTTGTTAGTCTGTACTCTGTACCCAAATGGATACACATGATATGTGCACGCACAATTTAACTCTCCTGGATTTATTTTCTCTTGATTGATTATTTAGAAGGTATTTTTGCTGTCTATCAGGGTTTAAATGGCATCCTTGCTGATGAGATGGGACTAGGAAAGACTATTCAGGCCATGGCGTTTTTGGCTCATTTGGCTGAGGTAATTGTTCAGCTTGGTTTGTTATCATAATGATTGTCTTTGAAGTAACTTGGATTGCTTGTCCCATTCAGGAGAAAAATATATGGGGGCCTTTTCTGGTTGTTGCTCCTGCTTCTGTCTTGAACAATTGGGCTGATGAAATTAGTCGTTTCTGCCCTGACTTGAAAACTCTTCCATACTGGGGTGGTCTTCAGGAGCGTACGGTACTTAGGAAAAAGATCACCGCTAAGAAACTTTACCGCAGGTAATTTTCTTTGCccttgttattttaaaatttcaagaacAACAATGATAATTGGCCGGTCTTGGAAGTAACATAGTGCTTAAGACGCTGTTTGGGCCGACTTGAAACAATACGAGGCCTTAGACGGAAATTCCAGATTAAGCTTCTTATTAGTGctgataaagaaaatattaacttAGTTTTATATGCTAAAAGTTTCTCATGTTTAAATCCTATTATCTTGTAGACATAGTTGCTGTTGAAATAAACGTCTCATTTGTGATTGCATGCACCCCATATCATATCTAGAAGGGACCTTTATGAAATAGAAGTTTAGATGGTACGCAGGCCTCCTACAAATCAAGTACATATTGCCATGGGTGTAGCtgaagttttcattttatctTGAGTTGGTCTATTCTCTTGCtccttttctttcccttttcttcACCAAGTAAAACTTTAGCGTGTGGTCAGAATCCAAATACACAGGAAGTATACAAGAGttgattaaaaatgaaaaagaaacagcaaagtgaaataaagaataaaaaggaaatgcAGATTCCCCTGGAGACTGCTCAAGCAGTTGAACTCAACTCTACTAAAGAATGCTTCGCCGGCTGAAaaacactttttttctttgtttacaaaattgatatattttaGCATGCTAGGTGTCCATATGAGAAATACCATGGCTCATTTCCCACCATTTTATaaacttttgttgttgtttttgtcCTCAAACTTATTGACAGGGATGCAGGGTTTCATATTCTCATTACCAGCTACCAGCTGCTAGTGGCCGATGAGAAGTATTTTCGACGTGTGAAATGGCAGTATATGGTATTAGATGAAGCCCAAGCAATCAAAAGTTCTAACAGGTTTGGACTTAAATCTTCcttgatatttatttattaaggaTTTTGGACATGCTCCTACTCCTTGGTCTTCTTGACCTGTCTTTGTTACAAGTTAATGGTTACTGACATGAACTTTCCTCTTGAAAATCAACAATGGGAATTAGCTCCATTGATAGGGCCATTCTTGTGGTAAATTGAATGTGTTAAGTGATGCCAAGTGTCATAAAGATTAAACAAATTTAAGAAACCTGAGGAGgaatattatcaaaataatttttaaaataataaccaTGTGTAATATTCTTGACAAAATTGTCCACACCTTCTAAGCAAATGAAGGTGTATTATTTCTAAGCATCCAAATAAGCTCCAGCAAGGGTGGACATGATGCGTCCTTACTCTTCAGGTGTCCCAACATGGAATCTTTTATGGAAGTAGTCTCCTACAAACTAATCAATTTTACATTATTGTTAGGGTTGCAGCTGTAATAATATTGTGGTTTAGTTCCCCTTGATCCTAGACCCAACCATTTATATTAAGAACTATTCAACAACAAATGCTAACGTTTGCAAAGTCTTTTAGATTGCGagttcatgtattttattacGATTTCTTAAATCCTATGTGTACTGATATATCATTGGATATTTGATTTGACAGTATAAGATGGAAGACACTGCTCAGCTTTAATTGTCGAAATCGTTTGTTGCTTACTGGTACACCTATCCAGAATAATATGGCAGAGTTGTGGGCTCTACTACATTTCATTATGCCAACCTTATTTGACAGCCATGAACAATTCAATGAGTGGTTTTCAAAAGGGTATGCATTTGGATCTGAAATTCCTACCCACAAACTAATAAAGTATTCTTAttaaatgaattatttttcaaatattaacAGAATTGAAAACCATGCGGAACATGGGGGTACTTTGAACGAGCACCAGCTTAACAGATTGGTTAGTACCCTGACTCTGATAATTgtattcattaataaattttaCCTTGCTCTTTGGTCTAGTCTAACGTTCCCAATAAAGTTCTAATTTGATTATccttggaaattttttggtcTGTCAAATTTCTCCTGCTAGCAAGACATGTAATTTGTGAATGGAAATAGCATATATAGGACAATTATATGCAGTTGTCAGTCCCGAAGCACAGACATAATGGGCTTTGAAATGGTGGCGATGAGTGGCTTCCTGGTTGGATATGGGCAAGTCATCGTCCTTGCTCCTCATCCAGGGTGTATTCGAAAATCCCATAAATAATTTAGGCAACCCCAAAAAACCAAGAATTTTATGGAACATTCTAGGTCGAGAAAATTTGGTAATGTTTTTCTTGACAATATTGACCCAAATATAACCTTCTGTGTTTAAGAAATCATGAGGCTAATATGATCCCATTTcttatttcattattccatCTCGCTGTAGCCATCAACTGTACTTAATGGGTATGTGTGCTGGTTAAAATTCTCATAAATAATCCCagccttattttttttcacctCTCTGGTTAAAACTTTCCTAGTTGTGAATGGAAATACCTAATGGGATGTGGAACATTTCTGacttcttctgtttttctcCTTACAGCATTCCATATTAAAGCCATTCATGCTGCGTCGAGTTAAAACAGATGTGATTTCTGAGCTGACCCAGAAAACTGAGGTTACTGTGCACTGCAAGTTGAGTTCTCGACAACAAGCTTTTTATCAAGCTATCAAGAACAAAATATCTCTTGCTGAGTTGTTTGACAGCAATCGTGGGCATCttaatgagaagaaaattttgaatttgatgaataTTGTCATTCAGCTGAGAAAGGTAGGCTATCCTTACATAGGTTTTTCTAGTCTATATGGTGGGATGTAATTATTATGAGATTTCTTGATtgtattctttattttctcaaaattttccatATAAAGTGTTTCATTTGTGCAATGTTAGGTATGCAACCATCCTGAGCTATTTGAGAGGAGTGAAGGAAGCACATATCTGTACTTTGGTGAGATACCAAATTCTCTTCTTGCCCCTCCATTTGGGGAGTTAGAGGATGTGCACTACTCAGGAGGTCAAAATCCTATAACATACCCGGTACTTTCTTAACACCCTTTTCCCTCATACATAATCATAAGTCTTTTGTAGTGCAAAGGTGAGATTATCACTTTGCTCGTACCCTGCACACGACATATTAATTGGTCAGTAACGAAAGGGGAGACACAGAGGGAGGTAAGTAGGTGTGGTGGTGAGAGATGGAGGAAAGAGTGAGTTAAGCAGAGGGAGGCTTGAGGGAAATTCTATAATTTGATGGCAATTTGCATGTATGGCACCACTAATTACATGCCAATTTTCAGGCGCAACACATGACCTGCACTTGTACTTTCCTTATGTTATTCATGTTCTCATTCTCTTAGAAATTATGTTCCtttgaataatttggaatGCATATTGGTCCTGCATTTGGAAGTGGATGTCTATTAATGCTTATTTGAAGAGGAAATTCATGACATGCTTCTATTGGGATATATACTATTTAGAACATTAATTGCTTGTGTATTCCATAAAAGTATTTCCAATCTACTTTTTCACCtgaagaaataaattaaactaGCTGCTGTGTCCAATCACAgacatttgtgcttgcatgTCCCTTTTcccattatttgattttgtgctGTAGTTTCCAGTAACTTACCTACTGACTGAACTTTTAAACggaatttcttgtttttccaGATCCCTAAACTTTTCTATCAAGAAATTCTCCAGAGCTCTGAAATTTTTTGCTCAGCAGTTCGACATGGTGTCTACAGAGAATCTTTCGAGAAATACTTTAACGTATTTTCACCGGAAAATGTTCATCGATCAATATTCTTGCAAGAGAATAGCTCGGATGAGTTGTCCATTAATAGTGGAACGTTTGGTTTTACTCATCTGATAGAACTGTCCCCTGCAGAGGTTGCATTTCTAGGAACTGGTTCTTTTATGGAGAGACTAATGTTTTCTATTATGAGATGGGATCGGCAATTTTTGGATGGAACTGTGGACTCACTGGTGGAAACCATGAAGGATGATTTTGAATGTAGTTATCTTGACAGTGGAAAAGTGAGAGCGGTGACACGAATGCTGCTAATGCCTTCACGATCTGTAactaatgttcttcaaaacaaactGGCTACAGGACCTGGTGATGCTCCATTCGAGGCTCTAGTTGTCTCACATCGGGACAGGCTTCTTTCTAACACTAGGCTTCTCCATTCAACATACACATTCATACCACGAGCTAGAGCTCCTCCAGTATGTTTTCAGttattcattatttttttggttgtaatTATTGTAGTTGTGCAGCtctaaaaggaaaagaaaaaattgttatTGTCTTTCTTAACACTTTATATTGATAAacttatatcaaaatattgtaTAATGTGGACAGGTTAATGCCCATTGCTCAGACAGAAACTTTACTTACAAAATGGTTGAAGAACAACAATACCCTTGGGTGAAGAGGTTGTTCACTGGGTTTGCACGGACATCTGACTTTAATGGACCCAGGAAACCTGAGAGCCCTCATCATTTAATACAAGAGATTGATTCTGAGCTGCCTGTTTCATGTCCTGCTCTTCAGTTAACATACAGGATTTTTGGGTCTTGTCCTCCCATGCAAAGCTTTGACCCAGCAAAATTGCTTACTGTAAGACTGTTTATCCTCTTTTGGTTTCCTTTTATATTCTTTAGTGAccgcattttttttttctaatttttttttttaaatttctcaaTTGCAAGTGTCGAAAGATGAGCTTATCTATCTTTTCTATAGGATTCTGGGAAACTTCAGACCCTTGATATATTGTTGAAACGCTTGAGGGCAGACAACCATCGTGTTCTGTTGTTTGCACAAATGACAAAGATGCTGAATATTCTCGAGGTAATGATTCATTTCTTATTAAACCTTCTTGATTGCTCTAGGTTCATGGGTTCACCTTGGGTTTTCAACTTGATTTGATTCCCATTTCAGACATACCTAACTATATGTGATCATGACACTGTAATTTTGAGAATAGTGTGATCATGTCACTCAGTGCACGTGAGTCGTGTTCTTTATGTGCAAGTAGTTATTTGTGGCTTAAGAAAAAAGTTTTCTTAGGTTAGTTTTAGTAAATGTTGTTTCCCTGTAGTGATATATGTGTTAATTGACTGAAGTAAGATGTTTTGCCAAACTTTATTTAGGTATTCTAATTAATGCTTTATTTGATTGAGCTATTTGCTGGTCAGATTGTCATTTTGGAAACTCTTATTGCACCAAAGGACGACTTGTATTCCAACTGTTTACCTATCTTTTctggggatttttttttctggtgcTGATAACCTAAATGTACAGGACTACATGAACTACAGGAAATATAAATACCTGAGACTTGATGGATCCTCCACCATAATGGATCGGCGAGATATGGTCAGAGACTTCCAGCAACGGtatgaatttcattataaaGGCTTTGAAGAGCTGTGTATGTTGTAGATTCTTATGATTACATACTAGTTCATTAACGTATTTAGATGATTGTGTTCTTGCAGGAGTGATATTTTTGTGTTCTTGCTGAGTACAAGAGCTGGTGGACTTGGCATTAACTTGACAGCTGCTGATACTGTCATATTTTATGAAAGTGATTGGAATCCAACCCTGGATCTACAGGCAATGGATAGAGCTCATCGTCTGGGTCAGACAAGAGATGTGAGTTTTTGTTTCCTGGATCCAACCCTAGATTTTGTGTTTTCTAAGTATTGTGTTCGTTGAGAAATTAATAAATGCTACTGTCTTCCAAATGGCTTGACCATTCTTTTAGTACAGCCATTTGTTTGTATGGTGCTTTGGAATTATCTTCTTGCTTTTATGCATCTTGAGATGTATTTTGCTTAGTTCAGTATTAAATTCTTTATTGTTTAATTCTCACCTACTCATGGTGTAGGTTACCGTCTACCGACTAATTTGTAAAGAAACTGTTGAAGAGAAGATTCTGCAAAGAGCAAGTCAGAAAAATACTGTCCAGCAGCTTGTAATGATGGGTGGCCATGTTCAGGGTGATCTTTTGGCTCCTGAGGATGTTGTATCATTACTTCTGGATGATGCTCAGTTGGAGCAGAAATTAAGAGAAATTCCATTACAGGTGCAGGCAGTTTAAGTTGTTTATCTGTCAATTCCTTCTTCCAAATATTAGCTCATTTCAGATAGAGTTTTAGTGCATTTTCCTTGGTACAAGCCTTTATTCATTCTGATATTAGCTCAATTCCTTATTCCAACTTTGAGCTCATTTAAGATAGAGTTTAAATGCATTTTTCCTTGGTacaatcttttatttatttcagaTATTAGCTCAATTCCTTCTTCcaaatactctctctctctctctctctctctctctctctctctctctctctctctctgtgtcttatatatatatatatatatatatatatatatatatatatattccctATCTCTTTATCTCTCTAAATTATCTTATTGTTTTGCCAGACCAAGgataaacaaaagaagaaacaaacaaagggTATACGGGTAGACGCAGAAGGTGATGCTTCTTTGGAAGATTTAACAAACCCTGCATCTGCACCTCAGGGTACTGGACATGAGGACTCTCCAGATgtggaaaaatcaaaatccaacAATAAAAAGGTACTGGAGTTTGTCTGGACTCCATTGTTCCATTTACACCTAGCTTAACAGCTGGCAAAATACTAAATGCTATCTACACTATATTTGTTCCTCTGAGTTGTGCTTATTAATATCATCGTATCTGTGCACAGAGAAAAGGTGCATCTGACAAACAAACTCTGAGGCCGAAGAATCCGAAAAGCATGGCCGGATCTGATAGCTATGAGTTGGATGACCCCCTACAAACTACTGATCCACAAGCTGTGAAACCCAAGAGGCCAAAGAGGTCAAAGAAGAGTGTAAACGAAAATCTTGAGCCGGCATTTACTGCGACACTCCCTCCAGTTCCAGAGCAGACCCAATATCCACCCCCACATTAGTTTGGATCCTGCTGGTTTCCGAACTGAAACTGGGCAGGATATCTGAATCCAAAGGCAGTTCATTTTCTTGTTAATATAGTGGACAAGATTGTAATTGATTGAGCATGAGCATCACTTCGAGGTCCTCTTGTCACTGGCCCCATTGTGGCTGGGAAGAAATTGGGACCAGAGTTGCAGAATATATAGTCAGAGCTGTACGATAGTTTGTAAATATTACTTATAATTTGTTTAGGGTTCAATGGCCATCAAATTACTAGATGGATGGTATATAAAGGTTCGTTCCTTTTTGTGGTCCTCTCAGCTGTATAAAGAGGGTAGATGTCTTTCGTCCGTGGGCCTAATCGCCGAACCTCTCCGGTTAAGGGACATTGAGTGAGGGGAATTGTATATGAAATCATCTTGCAGCTCTGCGTCACCAAATCTGTTTGTCTCTGCTtggatttgaaattaaaattcagCCTGGTTGGGGTTAGCATTATTTATGTAAAAGATGTTATGGACCCAACCAATGTGGGAGTTATGATCTGTAGTCGGATTTCGGCAAGACAGATCTAAATTCATGTAATTTAGTATTTAtcccaaataattttttggccAATAAGATCagtaaattgaataaaagccGCTTTTGAATAACGAGAAGGGTTGGTTTGGGAGTGTTCTAGGAGGCATTGATGTTATTAGAAAAACATTGAGAGTCAGAAGCAATTCCAAACATGGCGTAAGTAAAATTagtgaattatatatatatatatatatttatttatttatttatttattttttctttgatgccTTGCATGTCAACCTTTTggcggaaaaaaaaaatcgaccaaaaagacaaaagaaaggGGAACACCTGTCAGACAACCGTGCGACCACCCCAGACCAGTCACCCAGCTGAGAACGATCCTCTACCGCTTGATGATTCGAAGGAACCACCAGAAGCTGTTAATCACGCTCTGATCACACGGTCATTATTCATCCACCAGGTTGGGATTCCTGTCTCCTTAGAAATCAAGGATACAGAGGTACGATCCTATAGAACAGATCCTGTCCAAGTAAGGTCGTGCTCTGTGTTCCCATGTTCAGCAATATAAACCGTTGcagtattttttatttattcgaTGTGGGACAATTAGCTTCTTTGGCTGTTTGGAATTTAGACCAGACAGAGATCACAAAAGAATTGCACATTTTCATTGACAAGTCCTTGTCCTTAGCTTTCAAGATTTTATCCGATTTCCATGTTTTTCAACGTGtccacttcttcttctctcctccCTCAAAGCTTCCTACCACAACCAAGCGCTCcctctttcaatttcttcaggtTTGGTGCTGCATTCATGCCTGGACCTTCAGACCCTCAAGATTGAGTTCTTCACAGATTCATCATTTGGTTCGGTGGTTTACTTTACTAATGATGGGTCAATGTATGCTAAATTAGGTAAGGTACCCTTGACCAAGTCGAAGATTTTTTCGGCGAACTTGATCGAAGGATGTTGTTTCCTGGAAcatttgtatttctttttgttcttctagAGGGGATGTCGCAAAAGTAAGAGATTTGTTTCATGAAATGCAGAGATTTGTTTCATGAAATGCAGGATGAACTAGCACCCAACAGACATTGACGTTGGTTATATCAgcattaaccaaatcaaacatgGGATTCTTTCCCAAGCATCTTTGTTGGACTTGTATGCCAAGTGCGGAGATTGGGAAACTCAGTACTTGTGGTGCAATGCACCCTGCCGGGACTGAGATACTAAGAAGCCTTGTTGATGCATTTGCAAACCTAGGTGCTCTCAAGTTAGGAAAAGGAATTCATGGCTACCTTATAAGGAAATCATTTTATGAAGCTGACAAGTGCAATACTCATCTTGAAACATCCATAATAAACATGTACATAAGATGTGGTAGCATATCTACAGCTAGAGTATGTTTCAGTAGAATGTTGTTGATCGGCATCGACATCAATGATTGAGGGTTATTAGGGGTGGCAATTTCCGATACAACCCGATACACGATAGGAAGATTACAAAACACCGCCTTGAAACTGTTTGATCTAATCATAAGAGAAGGAACAAGA
Above is a genomic segment from Prunus dulcis chromosome 7, ALMONDv2, whole genome shotgun sequence containing:
- the LOC117633820 gene encoding chromatin-remodeling ATPase INO80, which encodes MDHRRQSKDSLSYSNLFNLESLMNFQVPQPDDDFDYYGNSSQDESRGSQGGATGNGLIPDRELNSVKKRRRSQNSDYEDEDSYYRTHITEERYRSMLGEHIQKYKRRFKDSSSSPAPTQMGIPVPKGNKGLKSRKLANEQRGGFYDMETTSEWLNDSNTQKPGNHHDADFAPQSGTNRITYEPPYLDIGDGITYKIPPIYDKLVTSLHLPSFLDFRVEEVYLKGTLDLGSLAEMMASDKRLGPKNRAGMGEPQPQYESLQDRLKASSASNSAQKFSLKVSDIGLNSSIPEGAAGNIKRSILSEGGVLQVYYVKVLEKGDTYEIIERSLPKKQKLKKDPSVIEREEMEKIGKVWVNIVRRDMPKHHRIFTTFHRKQLIDAKRVSENCQREVKMKVSRSLKLMRGAAIRTRKLARDMLLFWKRIDKEMAEVRKKEEKEAAEALRREQELREAKRQQQRLNFLIQQTELYSHFMQNKSSSQPSEDLAVGDEKQNDKEASLSSSDDEAIEEEDPEDAELKKEAFKAAQDAVLKQKNLTSKFDNEYMKLCEDAEPEAAQEVAGASSIDLHNPSTMPVTSTVQTPELFKGSLKEYQLKGLQWLVNCYEQGLNGILADEMGLGKTIQAMAFLAHLAEEKNIWGPFLVVAPASVLNNWADEISRFCPDLKTLPYWGGLQERTVLRKKITAKKLYRRDAGFHILITSYQLLVADEKYFRRVKWQYMVLDEAQAIKSSNSIRWKTLLSFNCRNRLLLTGTPIQNNMAELWALLHFIMPTLFDSHEQFNEWFSKGIENHAEHGGTLNEHQLNRLHSILKPFMLRRVKTDVISELTQKTEVTVHCKLSSRQQAFYQAIKNKISLAELFDSNRGHLNEKKILNLMNIVIQLRKVCNHPELFERSEGSTYLYFGEIPNSLLAPPFGELEDVHYSGGQNPITYPIPKLFYQEILQSSEIFCSAVRHGVYRESFEKYFNVFSPENVHRSIFLQENSSDELSINSGTFGFTHLIELSPAEVAFLGTGSFMERLMFSIMRWDRQFLDGTVDSLVETMKDDFECSYLDSGKVRAVTRMLLMPSRSVTNVLQNKLATGPGDAPFEALVVSHRDRLLSNTRLLHSTYTFIPRARAPPVNAHCSDRNFTYKMVEEQQYPWVKRLFTGFARTSDFNGPRKPESPHHLIQEIDSELPVSCPALQLTYRIFGSCPPMQSFDPAKLLTDSGKLQTLDILLKRLRADNHRVLLFAQMTKMLNILEDYMNYRKYKYLRLDGSSTIMDRRDMVRDFQQRSDIFVFLLSTRAGGLGINLTAADTVIFYESDWNPTLDLQAMDRAHRLGQTRDVTVYRLICKETVEEKILQRASQKNTVQQLVMMGGHVQGDLLAPEDVVSLLLDDAQLEQKLREIPLQTKDKQKKKQTKGIRVDAEGDASLEDLTNPASAPQGTGHEDSPDVEKSKSNNKKRKGASDKQTLRPKNPKSMAGSDSYELDDPLQTTDPQAVKPKRPKRSKKSVNENLEPAFTATLPPVPEQTQYPPPH